The DNA sequence CCGCTGCAATTCTAATTTGTTCTCTGACTATATCAATTCCATAAACCATCTCAGTAACAGGATGCTCAACTTGAATTCTTGTATTCATTTCCATAAAATAAAAGTTTCCATTTTTATCAACCAGGAACTCAATTGTCCCAGCATTTCTGTATTTGACGCTTTTAGCGCCTTTTACAGCTGCTTGTCCCATTGCTTCGCGAAGCTCAGGTGTTACTATCGGGGATGGGGATTCCTCAACAAGTTTTTGATGCCTTCTTTGAATTGAGCAATCCCTTTCCCCAAGATGGATTACATTTCCATGTTCATCAGCAAGAATTTGAATTTCAATATGTCTTGGTCTTTCAATGAATTTTTCAATATAAAGAGCTGGGTTTCCAAATGCTGCCTCTGCCTCAGCCCTTGCTGTTTGCCAGGCGTTTTCAAGTTCATCTTCGCTTTTTACCATTCTCATTCCTTTTCCTCCTCCACCGGCTGCAGCTTTTAACATTATTGGAAACCCAATCTCATTCGCTATTTCTCTTGCTTCTTCAAGTGAATTTACAACACCATCACTCCCTGGAATCACAGGAACCCCTGCTTTTTTCATCGTTTCTTTTGCTAATGCTTTATCTCCCATTGCTTCAATTGCCTCAGGGGTTGGTCCTATAAACTTTATCCCTGAAGATTCGCAAATTTCTGCAAACATCGCATTTTCAGCGAGGAAACCATAACCAGGATGAATTGCCTCGGCGTTTGTTATCTCAGCTGCTGCAATTATCCTCGGAATGTTAAGGTAACTTTCCTTGCTTGGACCTGGACCTATGCAGACAGCTTCATCAGCAAACCTGACATGAAGGGAATATCTATCTGCTTCTGAATAAACAGCAACGGTTTTTATTCCAAGTTCCTTGCAAGTCCTTATGATTCTTAAAGCAATTTCACCCCTATTAGCAATTAAAATTTTTTTAAACAATTTACACTTGAAAAGTTTTTTCTTAATCAAGAAGTTCAATCAAGAAAAGAGGTTGTCCATATTCAACGGGCTGTGCATTTTCAACAAGAATTTTAACAATTTTACCGTGAACATCTGACTCAATTTCATTCATTAATTTCATGGCTTCAACTATACAAAGCACTGTGCCGGGGAAAACCTCATCTCCAACTTTAACATAGGGCTCAGCATCTGGAGCTGGGGCACGGTAAAATGTCCCAACTATTGGCGATTTTATCTCATGGTATTTCTTCCCGATCTCAACTTCCGGGACTTCGGTTTTTTCTCTTGTTTTTTCTTCTTTTACCTCAGCTGGTGCCGTTACGCTTTGAGGTGGTGCAACAATCTGTGTCTGTGGAATCCCCATGGGTTGCTGAACAAGTCCAGCAGGTGGATAAATCGGAAACGGAATCGGAATATAATTTGGAAGGGAGTTTGAACCCGATTGAGAGACATTTACTTGACCTTTGCGATTCTTGCTTATCCTCAATCTTGAGCCTTCAATCTCTATTTCAATTTCTTCAACACCGCTTTCGTCAACGGCTTTGATTAATTCTTTGATATAATTTAAATCCATTTTTCTTCTCTCCATAAGTTTTATTTTACTCTTTCAACATATTCACCAGTTCTCGTGTCAACTCTTATCTTTTCGCCTTGCTCAATAAATAGCGGAACGCTTATAATTGCACCCGTTTCAAGTTTCGCTGGTTTCATTACATTTGTTACCGTGTCGCCCTTAATCCCTGGCTCTGTTTCAACAACTTCAAGCTCAACAAATGTTGGAAGCTGAATTCCAAGGATTTGATCGCCGTCAAATAAAATGTCAACTGTCTCATTCTCTTTCATGAATAAAGCGTTATCACCGACAAGCTCGCTTGGAACATGAATTTGATCAAATGTTTCAAGATCCATGAAAACGAAATCATCACCATCTTTATACAAAAATTGAAACTTTCTGAAGTCAAGTCGCACAATTTCAATTTCCTCGCCAGAATCAAATGTTTCATCAAGAATTCGCCCCGTTTTAACATCTTTTAGTTTAACCCTTACAAATGCACCTCCACGACCTCTTTTAACATGCTGAAAATCAATAACTGTATAAACTTTTCCATTATATCTTATGTGCAATCCATTTCTGATATCAGCAGTTGTAGGCATAGTTTTCTTGATTTTGTTTCGGATTTGCTTTGAAAATATAATTAAAAGCCACGATAAAAGCAAGAAGGGTACTTGTTTAATTTTTCGTTTGATAATCTTTTGGAAATTTTTTAAAATTTTATCAAATAAACATCCTCATAAAAAATGCACGAGCTTTCAATTGCTCAAAGCATAATTGAGATCGCTGAAAACACCGCAAAGGAGCACAACTCAAATATAATCAAAAAAATTAAAGTTCAAATTGGAGAATTTTCGGGAGTTGTAAAAGAAGCACTTGAATTTTCATTTAATGTGGCAAAGAACGGGACAATTGCTGAAAAGGCTGAACTTGAAGTTGAAATAATTAAATTTAAAGCTGTTTGTAATATCTGCGGGTTTATACTTGAGTCAATGGATGACTTTAACCTATTTTGTCCAAAGTGTTTTGAACCCATGGAGATCGTCTCTGGGAGGGAAATGAAGATAGAATATATTGAAATTGAATAAACAAAAATAGGGGGTTAAAAATGCACAAAATTGATGTTGGTGCAAATGTTCTTCAAGTAAACGAGAAAATAGCTCTTGAAAATAAGGAACTTTTCAAAAAATGGGGAGTTTTTACAGTTAAT is a window from the Candidatus Kryptobacter tengchongensis genome containing:
- a CDS encoding acetyl-CoA carboxylase, biotin carboxylase subunit — encoded protein: MFKKILIANRGEIALRIIRTCKELGIKTVAVYSEADRYSLHVRFADEAVCIGPGPSKESYLNIPRIIAAAEITNAEAIHPGYGFLAENAMFAEICESSGIKFIGPTPEAIEAMGDKALAKETMKKAGVPVIPGSDGVVNSLEEAREIANEIGFPIMLKAAAGGGGKGMRMVKSEDELENAWQTARAEAEAAFGNPALYIEKFIERPRHIEIQILADEHGNVIHLGERDCSIQRRHQKLVEESPSPIVTPELREAMGQAAVKGAKSVKYRNAGTIEFLVDKNGNFYFMEMNTRIQVEHPVTEMVYGIDIVREQIRIAAGEKLGIKQRQLKPNGHAIECRINAEDPFNGFRPSPGKITALHFPGGFGVRVDSHIYQEYVIPPYYDSMIAKLIVHARTRDEAIARMLRALEEFVIEGVHTTIPFHIKLLNSPEFRSGVDYDTKFIDFKFNMND
- a CDS encoding elongation factor P, which encodes MPTTADIRNGLHIRYNGKVYTVIDFQHVKRGRGGAFVRVKLKDVKTGRILDETFDSGEEIEIVRLDFRKFQFLYKDGDDFVFMDLETFDQIHVPSELVGDNALFMKENETVDILFDGDQILGIQLPTFVELEVVETEPGIKGDTVTNVMKPAKLETGAIISVPLFIEQGEKIRVDTRTGEYVERVK
- a CDS encoding acetyl-CoA carboxylase biotin carboxyl carrier protein, producing MDLNYIKELIKAVDESGVEEIEIEIEGSRLRISKNRKGQVNVSQSGSNSLPNYIPIPFPIYPPAGLVQQPMGIPQTQIVAPPQSVTAPAEVKEEKTREKTEVPEVEIGKKYHEIKSPIVGTFYRAPAPDAEPYVKVGDEVFPGTVLCIVEAMKLMNEIESDVHGKIVKILVENAQPVEYGQPLFLIELLD
- a CDS encoding hydrogenase nickel incorporation protein HypA/HybF, with amino-acid sequence MHELSIAQSIIEIAENTAKEHNSNIIKKIKVQIGEFSGVVKEALEFSFNVAKNGTIAEKAELEVEIIKFKAVCNICGFILESMDDFNLFCPKCFEPMEIVSGREMKIEYIEIE